The proteins below come from a single Desulfomicrobium escambiense DSM 10707 genomic window:
- a CDS encoding STAS domain-containing protein, with amino-acid sequence MDIQTRTVGTKALLTCTGRMDAVSAPRFESACTELLGQGCTTHVADLTGLEYISSAGLRSILAAGKRLKAAGGSLSFCGLSGMVDEVFRVSGFLKLFTIHPSADAALEG; translated from the coding sequence ATGGATATCCAGACCCGGACCGTCGGGACAAAAGCGCTGCTCACCTGCACCGGCCGCATGGACGCCGTCTCCGCCCCCCGTTTCGAGTCCGCCTGCACGGAACTGCTCGGACAGGGGTGCACGACGCACGTCGCGGACCTGACCGGGCTCGAGTACATCAGCTCCGCCGGACTCCGCAGCATCCTGGCCGCCGGCAAGCGCCTCAAGGCCGCCGGCGGCAGCCTCTCCTTCTGCGGCCTGTCCGGCATGGTGGACGAGGTCTTCAGGGTTTCAGGATTCCTGAAGCTGTTCACGATCCACCCGTCCGCGGACGCGGCCCTGGAGGGGTGA
- a CDS encoding ATP-binding protein: METTGAVCLRIPATLESLALVQDFVGSRGASLGLGAELAARLELVVEELVVNVGSYAYPQGGGDMEVDCMLTPNGARFCLILRDWGVAFDPLGREAPDLEAGLDEREPGGLGIFLVRELADECTYRRHGDMNEFRACFALTKDGRR, translated from the coding sequence ATGGAAACGACAGGGGCCGTCTGCCTGCGCATCCCGGCCACCCTCGAAAGCCTCGCCCTGGTCCAGGACTTTGTCGGCAGCCGGGGCGCCAGCCTGGGCCTCGGCGCCGAACTGGCTGCCAGGCTCGAACTTGTGGTCGAGGAACTGGTGGTCAACGTCGGCAGCTACGCCTACCCCCAAGGCGGAGGCGACATGGAGGTGGACTGCATGCTCACCCCGAATGGGGCCCGCTTCTGCCTGATCCTGCGCGACTGGGGCGTGGCCTTCGACCCCCTCGGCCGCGAGGCCCCTGACCTGGAAGCAGGGCTCGACGAACGGGAGCCGGGCGGCCTGGGCATCTTCCTGGTCCGGGAACTGGCCGACGAATGCACCTACCGCCGCCACGGCGACATGAACGAATTCAGGGCCTGCTTCGCCCTGACAAAGGATGGCCGCAGATGA